Proteins from a single region of Sphingopyxis sp. BSN-002:
- a CDS encoding 2-oxoacid:acceptor oxidoreductase subunit alpha, with translation MATAVEDRADNRQSPLSDAVVVRFAGDSGDGMQLTGGQFTLSSALAGNDFATFPDFPAEIRAPQGTLFGVSAFQINFGSSAIETAGDAPDVLVAMNPAALKTNVPQLKQGGLIIADEGEFNDRNLAKAKYDTNPLEDDSLAKWQLLKLNISQLTMDAVKPFGLGNKEALRCKNMWTLGLALWMFDRDRQPLIDWLNGKFAKDPNLAAANVAALNAGHAYGETAELAGPLKQHHVDPAPVAPGLYRTLTGAEGIALGLVAGAQLAKLPMFFGGYPITPASAILHHLSRLKEYDVTTFQAEDEIAAICSAIGASYGGSLGVTSSSGPGIALKGEAMGLAIMTELPLVIVNSQRGGPSTGLPTKTEQSDLYQAVYGRNGDAPMPVISARSPGDAFECAIEAVRIAVQYMTPVMLLTDGYIANAAEPWAVPDLATYDAFPVEFLTEVPEGGFKPYGRDENLKRPWVKPGTPGLLHRIGGIEKEIDTGHINYSPANHQAMTDIRKDKIDGIKVPDQIVELGAEGGKLAVVGWGSTFGPIHQAVRRKRAEGKDVSHVHIRHIWPLPANLGELLKSFDRVIVPEMNTGQLKTVLRDQYLVDAKPVNKVSGQPFTIAEIEAAIEGALA, from the coding sequence ATGGCGACAGCGGTAGAGGACCGGGCCGACAATCGGCAGTCCCCCCTTTCGGACGCAGTGGTAGTCAGATTTGCAGGCGACAGCGGCGACGGGATGCAGCTGACCGGCGGTCAGTTCACCTTGTCCTCGGCGCTTGCGGGTAACGACTTCGCGACCTTCCCGGATTTCCCGGCGGAGATCCGGGCGCCGCAGGGAACGCTGTTCGGCGTTTCGGCTTTCCAGATCAATTTCGGCTCGTCGGCCATCGAGACCGCGGGCGACGCGCCCGACGTTCTGGTTGCGATGAACCCGGCGGCGCTCAAGACGAACGTGCCGCAGCTGAAGCAGGGCGGGCTGATCATCGCCGACGAGGGCGAGTTCAACGATCGCAACCTCGCCAAGGCGAAATACGACACCAATCCCCTCGAGGACGACAGCCTCGCCAAATGGCAGCTCCTGAAGCTCAATATCAGCCAGCTGACGATGGATGCGGTGAAGCCCTTCGGTCTCGGCAACAAGGAAGCGCTGCGCTGCAAGAACATGTGGACGCTGGGGCTCGCGCTCTGGATGTTCGACCGCGACCGGCAGCCGCTGATCGACTGGCTGAACGGCAAGTTCGCGAAGGATCCCAACCTTGCTGCCGCCAACGTTGCGGCGCTGAATGCCGGCCACGCCTATGGCGAGACCGCCGAACTCGCGGGTCCGCTCAAGCAGCATCATGTCGATCCCGCGCCGGTTGCGCCCGGCCTCTATCGTACGCTGACCGGCGCAGAGGGCATCGCGCTTGGCCTCGTGGCGGGTGCGCAGCTTGCGAAGCTGCCGATGTTCTTCGGTGGCTATCCGATCACACCTGCATCGGCGATCCTGCATCACCTCTCGCGGCTCAAGGAATATGACGTCACGACCTTCCAGGCCGAAGACGAGATCGCGGCGATCTGCTCGGCGATCGGGGCAAGCTATGGCGGTTCGTTGGGTGTTACCAGCTCGTCGGGGCCCGGCATCGCGCTGAAGGGCGAGGCCATGGGCCTTGCGATCATGACCGAATTGCCGCTCGTCATCGTCAATTCGCAGCGTGGCGGCCCCTCGACGGGGCTGCCGACCAAGACCGAACAGTCGGACCTTTATCAGGCGGTCTATGGCCGCAACGGTGATGCGCCGATGCCGGTCATTTCGGCACGGTCACCCGGTGACGCGTTTGAATGCGCGATCGAGGCGGTGCGGATCGCGGTGCAGTACATGACCCCGGTAATGCTGCTCACCGACGGCTATATCGCCAATGCCGCCGAACCATGGGCAGTGCCCGATCTCGCGACCTATGACGCCTTCCCGGTCGAATTCCTGACCGAAGTTCCCGAAGGCGGTTTCAAGCCATATGGTCGTGATGAAAATCTCAAGCGTCCGTGGGTCAAACCCGGCACGCCCGGCTTGCTCCACCGTATCGGCGGGATCGAGAAGGAAATCGACACCGGCCACATCAACTATTCGCCGGCCAACCATCAGGCGATGACCGATATCCGCAAGGACAAGATCGACGGCATCAAGGTGCCCGACCAGATCGTCGAACTCGGTGCCGAGGGCGGCAAGCTCGCGGTCGTCGGCTGGGGCTCGACCTTCGGCCCGATCCATCAGGCGGTGCGCCGTAAGCGCGCCGAGGGCAAGGATGTCAGCCACGTCCACATCCGACACATCTGGCCGCTGCCGGCCAATCTCGGCGAGTTGCTCAAGAGCTTCGACCGGGTGATCGTGCCCGAAATGAACACCGGGCAGCTCAAGACCGTGCTGCGCGACCAGTATCTGGTCGACGCCAAGCCCGTGAACAAGGTGTCGGGCCAGCCCTTCACCATCGCCGAAATCGAAGCCGCCATCGAAGGAGCGCTCGCATGA
- a CDS encoding nitronate monooxygenase family protein produces MAFKTRITEMLGIEHPIVQGGMQSVGYAELASAVSNAGGLGILTALTQPSPEALREEIERCRAMTDKPFGVNMTVFPTINAPDYKAYAQAIIDGGVKIVETAGTQAVREIWEMLKPHGVVILHKCTAVRHALSAERAGCDIISIDGFECAGHPGEDDIPGLILIPAAADKVKIPMLASGGFGDGRGLVAALSLGAEGINMGTRFCATAEAPIHDNVKQAYVDNDERGSFLIFRSLKNTARVGKSAVSEEVVRRLAQPDATFADVAELVNGKAGRELLETGDLDKGVFWAGMVQGLIHDIPTCRELIDRIIGEAESILDQRLAGFRR; encoded by the coding sequence ATGGCTTTCAAGACGCGTATTACCGAGATGCTGGGCATTGAGCACCCGATCGTCCAGGGCGGTATGCAGAGCGTCGGCTATGCCGAACTGGCGAGCGCCGTCTCCAATGCTGGCGGGCTCGGTATCCTGACCGCGCTGACCCAGCCGAGCCCCGAAGCGCTGCGCGAGGAGATCGAACGCTGCCGTGCGATGACCGACAAGCCCTTCGGTGTGAACATGACCGTCTTTCCGACGATCAACGCGCCTGACTACAAGGCCTATGCGCAGGCTATCATCGACGGCGGCGTGAAAATTGTCGAGACGGCGGGCACTCAGGCGGTCCGCGAGATCTGGGAAATGCTGAAGCCGCATGGCGTCGTCATTCTCCATAAATGCACGGCGGTTCGCCACGCACTGTCCGCCGAGCGGGCGGGCTGCGATATCATCTCGATCGACGGATTCGAGTGCGCTGGCCATCCGGGCGAGGACGATATTCCCGGGCTGATCCTTATCCCCGCGGCGGCCGACAAGGTGAAGATCCCGATGCTGGCCTCGGGCGGCTTCGGTGACGGCCGCGGCCTCGTCGCCGCGTTGTCGCTTGGCGCAGAAGGGATCAACATGGGCACGCGCTTCTGTGCGACGGCGGAAGCGCCGATCCATGACAATGTGAAGCAGGCTTACGTCGACAATGACGAGCGCGGCAGTTTCCTGATCTTCCGGAGCCTGAAGAATACGGCACGTGTCGGCAAGAGCGCGGTTTCCGAAGAGGTCGTTCGACGTCTCGCGCAACCCGACGCGACCTTTGCCGATGTCGCCGAACTTGTGAACGGCAAGGCCGGACGCGAACTGCTCGAGACCGGCGATCTCGACAAGGGTGTCTTCTGGGCGGGGATGGTGCAGGGGCTGATCCACGACATCCCGACGTGCCGCGAGTTGATCGACCGCATCATCGGCGAGGCGGAATCGATCCTCGATCAGCGGCTCGCGGGCTTTCGCCGCTGA
- the folK gene encoding 2-amino-4-hydroxy-6-hydroxymethyldihydropteridine diphosphokinase yields MTSATPLPLYAIGLGSNRRHARHGDPRQVLLAALSALESDDIEPMDVSPIIASDPIGPSRRRYANAVALVASPLSPPEMLERLHEVESAFGRRTGQRWSARTLDLDILLWSGGVWSEAGLTIPHPAMQQRAFVLGPLRAIAPDWRHPLSARTVRQLAARLIRPKPVDPNAEAH; encoded by the coding sequence ATGACCAGCGCAACGCCCTTGCCCCTGTATGCCATCGGCCTCGGCTCGAACCGTCGCCACGCGCGCCATGGCGATCCCCGGCAGGTCTTGCTTGCCGCACTCTCCGCTCTCGAAAGCGACGACATCGAGCCCATGGATGTCAGCCCGATCATCGCGAGCGATCCGATCGGCCCGTCGCGTCGGCGCTACGCCAATGCCGTCGCACTCGTCGCGTCGCCGCTGAGTCCGCCCGAGATGCTCGAACGGCTGCACGAGGTCGAAAGCGCATTCGGTCGCCGCACCGGCCAGCGGTGGAGCGCGCGGACGCTCGACCTCGACATATTGCTCTGGTCGGGCGGGGTGTGGAGCGAAGCCGGGCTTACGATCCCGCATCCGGCAATGCAGCAACGCGCCTTCGTCCTCGGCCCCCTGCGCGCGATCGCGCCCGACTGGCGCCATCCGCTCAGCGCGCGAACCGTTCGCCAGCTCGCCGCGCGCCTTATCCGCCCCAAGCCGGTTGACCCGAACGCCGAGGCGCACTAG
- a CDS encoding zf-TFIIB domain-containing protein, protein MTGPAVGMPCPVCKVPLAMSDRQGVEIDYCPQCRGVWLDRGELDKIIERSTAAEAPAAPAQQPSYPQQAPQAGWDNRHGGYHKGYPKRRKSFLEELFD, encoded by the coding sequence ATGACCGGGCCGGCTGTGGGCATGCCCTGCCCGGTGTGCAAGGTTCCGCTCGCCATGAGCGACCGTCAGGGGGTCGAGATCGACTATTGCCCGCAGTGCCGCGGCGTGTGGCTCGATCGCGGCGAGCTCGACAAGATCATCGAGCGCAGCACCGCTGCCGAAGCGCCCGCGGCGCCGGCTCAGCAGCCCTCCTACCCGCAACAGGCGCCGCAAGCCGGCTGGGACAACCGGCACGGCGGGTATCACAAGGGATATCCCAAGCGCCGGAAATCCTTTCTGGAGGAACTTTTCGACTAG
- a CDS encoding alpha/beta hydrolase translates to MTDGPTHYTRPDVAAFLAFLNAQEGPKMEELPPEGARETFRVMAQMADSPRGEIAKVEDRTIPGPAGDIPIRLYDNRPDREAGPVMVFYHGGGWVIGDLDTHDGWCAEAARQLDMPVIAVDYRLAPEHPFPAAPIDCEAATRWVADNIPCTGLVLAGESAGGNLTIATALTLRDNPASKPVLAIHPIYPAVTTHDDWQSYRDFGEGHLLTQGSMTWFGNNYAADPADYRASPLDFPAEGMPPTVLTTAGLDPLRDQGRAYAAKLVEAGVTTVYREGAGTIHGYINLSQAIPSAKDDIRGALTALKALVTEATA, encoded by the coding sequence ATGACCGACGGACCGACCCACTATACCCGCCCCGATGTGGCCGCCTTTCTCGCTTTCCTCAACGCGCAGGAAGGGCCGAAGATGGAAGAGCTGCCGCCCGAGGGCGCGCGCGAGACGTTCCGCGTGATGGCGCAGATGGCCGACAGTCCGCGCGGCGAAATCGCGAAAGTGGAAGATCGCACCATCCCGGGTCCGGCGGGCGACATCCCGATCCGCCTCTATGACAATCGTCCCGATCGTGAGGCCGGACCCGTCATGGTTTTCTATCACGGCGGCGGTTGGGTGATCGGCGATCTGGACACGCACGACGGCTGGTGCGCCGAAGCCGCGCGCCAGCTCGATATGCCCGTGATCGCGGTCGATTACCGGCTTGCGCCCGAGCACCCCTTCCCCGCTGCGCCGATCGATTGCGAAGCAGCGACACGCTGGGTCGCCGACAATATTCCTTGCACCGGGCTCGTACTGGCCGGCGAGAGCGCTGGCGGCAACCTGACCATCGCGACCGCGCTGACGCTGCGCGACAATCCGGCGTCGAAGCCGGTGCTGGCAATTCATCCCATCTACCCGGCCGTAACGACGCACGACGACTGGCAGAGCTATCGCGATTTCGGCGAGGGCCATCTGCTGACGCAGGGCAGCATGACCTGGTTCGGCAACAATTATGCTGCCGATCCTGCCGATTATCGCGCCTCGCCGCTCGATTTCCCCGCCGAAGGCATGCCGCCGACGGTGCTGACGACCGCCGGACTCGACCCGCTGCGCGACCAAGGCCGCGCCTATGCCGCGAAACTCGTCGAAGCCGGCGTGACGACCGTCTATCGCGAGGGCGCGGGCACCATCCACGGCTATATCAACCTGTCGCAGGCGATCCCGAGCGCAAAGGATGACATCCGCGGCGCCTTGACAGCTTTGAAGGCGCTCGTCACCGAAGCCACCGCATGA
- a CDS encoding uracil-DNA glycosylase, producing the protein MEIVSPLPGTEPPRNCARCPRLVAFRHECQAEYPGWWNAPVYAFGDPEAWLAFAGLAPGKHGANRTGRPFTGDYAGDLLFATLAEFGLSRGTYDARVDDGLTLDGAIIVNSVKCLPPQNKPTPKEIANCRPFFETQLAALPSVRVVIALGRIAHDAALRAAGVRLAEYPFAHGAVHALPDGRHLVDSYHCSRYNTNTGRLTAEMFAEVFRIALRLRDQTSGRNSSTTAR; encoded by the coding sequence GTGGAGATTGTAAGCCCCTTGCCCGGAACCGAGCCGCCGCGGAACTGCGCGCGCTGCCCGCGGCTGGTGGCGTTTCGCCACGAATGTCAGGCGGAATATCCAGGCTGGTGGAACGCGCCTGTCTATGCCTTCGGCGATCCGGAAGCATGGCTGGCTTTCGCCGGGCTGGCACCGGGGAAGCACGGCGCGAACCGCACTGGACGTCCGTTCACCGGCGACTATGCGGGCGACCTGCTGTTTGCGACGCTCGCCGAATTCGGGCTCAGTCGCGGGACCTATGATGCCCGCGTCGATGACGGATTGACGCTGGACGGCGCGATCATCGTCAACAGCGTCAAATGCCTGCCGCCACAGAACAAGCCGACACCGAAGGAGATCGCGAACTGCCGGCCCTTCTTCGAGACGCAGCTTGCCGCACTGCCGTCGGTAAGGGTCGTGATCGCGCTAGGCCGCATCGCGCACGACGCAGCCTTGCGCGCAGCGGGTGTCCGGCTGGCCGAATATCCCTTCGCGCATGGCGCGGTGCACGCGCTGCCCGACGGCCGCCATCTGGTCGATAGCTATCATTGCTCGCGCTACAACACGAACACCGGACGGCTCACTGCGGAAATGTTCGCGGAGGTGTTTCGCATCGCACTGCGCCTGCGCGATCAGACGAGCGGGCGGAATTCCTCGACCACGGCGCGATAG
- a CDS encoding RNA pyrophosphohydrolase → MSDENLPYRPCAGVMLANRDGRIFVGQRLDSSSEAWQMPQGGIDPGEDAEEAAIRELGEETGVHGGLVEIIARSKTEHFYDLPDHLMGKMWGGKYRGQRQFWFLMRFMGEDSDVNIATKHQEFRSWRWAELDELEKLIVPFKRQLYRAVVEEFRPLV, encoded by the coding sequence ATGAGTGACGAGAATCTCCCCTACCGCCCCTGCGCCGGCGTGATGCTGGCGAACCGCGATGGCCGCATCTTTGTCGGCCAGCGCCTCGATTCGTCTTCCGAAGCCTGGCAGATGCCACAGGGCGGGATCGACCCCGGCGAAGATGCCGAGGAAGCAGCGATCCGTGAGCTGGGTGAGGAAACCGGCGTCCACGGCGGGCTGGTCGAGATCATCGCGCGCAGCAAGACCGAGCATTTCTATGACCTGCCCGACCATCTGATGGGCAAGATGTGGGGCGGCAAATATCGCGGCCAGCGCCAGTTCTGGTTCCTGATGCGCTTCATGGGCGAGGACAGCGACGTCAACATCGCAACTAAGCACCAGGAATTCCGGTCATGGCGCTGGGCCGAGCTCGACGAGCTGGAAAAGCTCATCGTGCCGTTCAAACGCCAGCTCTATCGCGCCGTGGTCGAGGAATTCCGCCCGCTCGTCTGA
- a CDS encoding acyl-CoA dehydrogenase family protein, producing the protein MTTNEGISDRALAIAARVEAFVRETVVSFEKDPRRDHHGAPTDDLVMEMREHARDAGVLTPHILSDGSHLNQRETAIVLIRSGLSPLGPLACNTMAPDEGNMYLLGKEGSPELKERFLKPMVEGRVRSAFFMTEPADEGGAGSDPSMMQTTCHPDGNHWVVNGRKTFITGAQGARVGIVMAKAEQGACMFLVDLPDPAIRIDDVPNTIDSSMPGGHATLTIDNLRIPADQMLGEAGEGFRYAQVRLSPARLSHCMRWLGACIRANEIATDYANRRIAFGKPLIDHEGVGFMLAENLIDIKQAELMIDWCAGVLDTGSLGTAESSMAKVAVSEALMRIADRCVQVMGGTGVTDKTIVEQVFREVRAFRIYDGPTEVHKWSLAKKIKRDWKAGLA; encoded by the coding sequence ATGACGACGAACGAAGGCATATCGGATCGGGCGCTGGCAATTGCAGCGCGGGTAGAAGCCTTTGTCCGCGAAACGGTCGTCTCCTTCGAAAAGGATCCCCGCCGCGACCATCATGGCGCACCCACCGACGATCTCGTGATGGAGATGCGCGAGCACGCGCGCGATGCGGGGGTTCTCACGCCGCATATCCTGAGCGACGGCAGCCATCTGAACCAGCGCGAGACCGCGATCGTCCTGATCAGGAGCGGCCTGTCGCCGCTCGGCCCCCTCGCCTGCAACACCATGGCCCCCGACGAAGGCAATATGTATCTGCTCGGCAAGGAAGGCAGCCCCGAACTCAAGGAACGCTTCCTGAAACCGATGGTCGAAGGTCGTGTTCGCTCGGCCTTCTTCATGACCGAGCCTGCCGACGAGGGCGGCGCGGGCTCCGACCCGTCGATGATGCAGACGACCTGTCACCCCGATGGCAATCACTGGGTCGTCAACGGCCGCAAGACCTTCATCACCGGGGCGCAAGGCGCCCGCGTCGGCATCGTGATGGCAAAGGCCGAGCAAGGCGCATGCATGTTCCTTGTCGACCTGCCCGATCCGGCAATCCGCATCGACGATGTCCCGAACACCATCGACAGCTCGATGCCGGGCGGCCATGCGACGCTGACGATCGACAACCTTCGCATTCCTGCCGACCAGATGCTTGGCGAAGCGGGCGAAGGCTTTCGCTATGCGCAGGTGCGCCTGTCGCCCGCGCGTCTGTCGCATTGTATGCGCTGGCTCGGCGCGTGCATCCGGGCGAACGAGATCGCGACCGACTATGCGAACCGCCGCATTGCGTTCGGCAAGCCGCTGATCGACCATGAAGGCGTCGGCTTCATGCTTGCCGAAAACCTGATCGACATCAAACAGGCCGAGTTGATGATCGACTGGTGTGCGGGCGTTCTCGACACCGGCTCGCTCGGCACCGCCGAAAGCTCGATGGCGAAGGTCGCGGTGTCGGAAGCGCTGATGCGCATCGCCGACCGCTGCGTTCAGGTCATGGGCGGCACCGGCGTCACCGACAAGACGATCGTCGAGCAGGTGTTCCGCGAGGTTCGCGCCTTCCGTATCTACGACGGCCCGACCGAGGTCCACAAATGGAGCCTCGCGAAGAAGATCAAGCGCGACTGGAAGGCAGGCCTCGCCTGA